A portion of the Faecalibacterium sp. I3-3-89 genome contains these proteins:
- the ytfJ gene encoding GerW family sporulation protein, translating to MAEHPIQGLMNVTMDKIRQMADSNTIIGKPIKTDDGTTILPVSRISFGFASAGTDFDGKNAANKDLFGGGSGAGVNIQPVAFLVVKDGCVRTIQLSDGSNTIDRALTMLPELVDKVSALLKKEEKQGTAAPKAEE from the coding sequence ATGGCTGAGCATCCGATTCAAGGTTTAATGAACGTCACAATGGACAAGATCCGCCAAATGGCAGACTCCAACACCATCATCGGCAAGCCCATCAAGACCGACGACGGCACCACCATCCTGCCGGTGTCCCGCATCTCCTTCGGCTTTGCGTCCGCAGGCACCGACTTTGACGGCAAGAACGCCGCCAACAAGGACCTGTTCGGCGGCGGCAGCGGTGCGGGCGTCAACATCCAGCCGGTGGCTTTTCTGGTGGTGAAGGACGGCTGCGTGCGCACCATCCAGCTGTCCGACGGCTCCAACACCATCGACCGCGCCCTGACCATGCTGCCCGAGCTGGTGGACAAGGTCAGCGCTCTGCTGAAAAAAGAGGAGAAGCAGGGGACTGCCGCTCCGAAAGCGGAGGAATAA
- a CDS encoding pseudouridine synthase gives MAEERIQKIMSEQGLCSRRAAEQIIAEGRVKVNGHPVKVGDKMDPNRDVLHVDDERIYIQKNQQMYYLALYKPRGYVTTASDELGRKTVMDLVTDIPARLYPVGRLDKDSEGLLLMTNDGAFAQAVTHPSGGISKLYRVTVQPRADESQILKLSSGVVLDDGTKTMPCAINVVTDEPGRTVMEMTLKEGKNREIRRMCEAVGLEVIRLKRNAEGVVKLGMLQPGKYRELTKAEVNGLRAAAAKGRAQTRSAALQSKAAARRPCGPVGGNKAAVGKKRK, from the coding sequence ATGGCAGAAGAACGCATCCAGAAGATCATGAGTGAGCAGGGCCTGTGCTCCCGCCGCGCCGCCGAGCAGATCATTGCGGAGGGCCGCGTAAAGGTCAACGGCCACCCCGTGAAGGTGGGCGACAAGATGGACCCCAACCGCGACGTCCTCCACGTGGACGACGAGCGCATTTATATCCAGAAGAACCAGCAGATGTACTATCTGGCCCTGTACAAGCCCCGCGGCTATGTCACCACCGCCAGCGACGAGCTGGGCCGCAAGACGGTCATGGACCTCGTGACGGACATCCCGGCCCGCCTGTACCCCGTGGGCCGTCTCGACAAGGACAGCGAGGGCCTGCTGCTGATGACCAACGACGGCGCATTCGCACAGGCCGTCACCCATCCGTCGGGCGGCATCTCCAAGCTGTACCGCGTCACCGTCCAGCCCCGGGCCGACGAGAGCCAGATCCTGAAGCTCAGCTCCGGCGTCGTGCTGGATGACGGCACCAAGACCATGCCCTGCGCCATCAATGTCGTCACCGACGAGCCGGGGCGCACCGTCATGGAGATGACCCTGAAAGAGGGCAAGAACCGCGAGATCCGCCGGATGTGCGAGGCAGTGGGCCTCGAGGTCATCCGCCTGAAGCGGAACGCCGAGGGCGTCGTCAAGCTGGGGATGCTTCAGCCCGGCAAGTACCGTGAGCTGACCAAGGCAGAGGTGAACGGCCTGCGTGCCGCTGCGGCCAAGGGCCGTGCACAGACCCGCTCGGCAGCGCTGCAGTCCAAGGCAGCGGCCCGCCGCCCCTGCGGCCCGGTGGGCGGGAACAAAGCCGCCGTCGGCAAAAAGCGCAAGTAA
- the rpmB gene encoding 50S ribosomal protein L28, protein MAKCECCGKGVTFGIKVSHSHRRSNRTWKPNVRRVKAVVEGSPKYIYACSRCLRAGKVTRAV, encoded by the coding sequence ATGGCTAAGTGTGAATGCTGCGGCAAGGGTGTTACCTTCGGTATCAAGGTCTCTCACTCTCATCGCCGTTCCAACCGTACCTGGAAGCCGAATGTCCGTCGTGTCAAGGCGGTCGTGGAGGGTTCTCCCAAGTATATCTACGCATGCTCCCGCTGCCTGCGCGCTGGCAAAGTCACCCGCGCTGTCTAA
- a CDS encoding segregation and condensation protein A has product MAEELTFHLEEFEGPLELLLALVTKHKMDLHNIPILALIDQYTRTVEAAQAVDPDVSSSFIEMAAHLVEMKSYLLLPRSTEGERMKQELTGQLIEYDQCRRMSAALRAAAEASPTFVRPPLRLERDETYALNHLPQVLADCWEGLMGRTPARRVPTQAVFEPLVAAPQVSVSSRVVYILRRLIAGGAARMSQLFARSQSRSTNVATFLALLELVRGGRVTLGPKGELAMQRGRLPREKAKEEE; this is encoded by the coding sequence ATGGCGGAGGAGCTTACCTTTCATCTGGAGGAGTTCGAGGGGCCGCTGGAGCTGCTTCTGGCGCTGGTAACGAAGCACAAGATGGACCTGCACAACATCCCCATCCTTGCGCTGATCGACCAGTACACCCGCACCGTGGAGGCCGCACAGGCCGTGGACCCTGACGTTTCCAGCTCCTTTATCGAGATGGCGGCCCATCTCGTGGAGATGAAGAGCTACCTGCTGCTGCCCCGCAGCACCGAGGGTGAGCGGATGAAGCAGGAGCTGACCGGCCAGCTCATCGAGTACGACCAGTGCCGCCGGATGTCGGCCGCGCTCCGCGCCGCCGCCGAGGCGTCGCCCACCTTCGTCCGCCCGCCGCTGCGGCTGGAACGGGACGAGACTTACGCTCTCAACCATCTGCCGCAGGTGCTGGCCGACTGCTGGGAGGGGCTGATGGGCCGCACGCCCGCCCGGCGCGTCCCGACACAGGCGGTCTTTGAGCCGCTGGTGGCCGCCCCGCAGGTGTCGGTGAGCAGCCGGGTGGTGTACATCCTGCGCCGCCTCATCGCGGGCGGCGCGGCCCGGATGAGCCAGCTCTTCGCCCGCAGCCAGAGCCGCAGCACCAACGTGGCCACCTTTCTGGCGCTGCTGGAGCTGGTGCGCGGCGGGCGCGTCACCCTCGGCCCGAAGGGGGAGCTGGCCATGCAGCGGGGACGCCTGCCCCGTGAAAAGGCAAAGGAGGAAGAATGA
- a CDS encoding DUF2953 domain-containing protein has protein sequence MMAVLGALGWLLLTLLKIVGILLLIVLVLLALALLCPFCADFCWENGVVTIRAGVPGITLPVFRWPAPPPAGPEEPKGFFGKLKAKLRASRAERRRKKAAERAAKEAKKPKKETPPRKKAKLTLNILVTILRGAGRLTKAVFGSLRVTKIRVCLGVRGEDPAEAARAYGRLNAWLYPSLGVIDRFVYLDFEELRILPDFGSAEPTVADRVSFRLSARLLFIVAAAVRVLYEFWREKVLDVFL, from the coding sequence ATGATGGCGGTGCTGGGGGCGCTGGGCTGGCTGCTGCTGACCCTGCTGAAGATCGTGGGCATCCTGCTCCTTATCGTATTGGTGCTGCTGGCCCTCGCCCTGCTCTGCCCGTTCTGCGCCGACTTTTGCTGGGAGAACGGCGTCGTGACGATCCGGGCCGGTGTGCCGGGCATCACCCTGCCGGTGTTCCGGTGGCCCGCCCCGCCGCCTGCGGGACCGGAGGAGCCGAAGGGCTTTTTCGGGAAGCTGAAGGCGAAGCTCCGGGCCAGCCGCGCGGAGCGGCGGCGGAAAAAAGCCGCCGAACGGGCCGCGAAAGAGGCGAAGAAGCCCAAAAAAGAGACGCCGCCCCGCAAGAAAGCGAAGCTCACCCTCAACATCCTCGTGACCATCCTGCGGGGGGCAGGGCGGCTGACGAAAGCCGTCTTCGGCTCCCTGCGGGTCACGAAGATCCGGGTCTGCCTCGGCGTCCGGGGCGAGGACCCCGCCGAAGCCGCCCGCGCCTACGGCAGGCTGAATGCGTGGCTCTACCCGTCTCTCGGCGTCATCGACCGCTTCGTCTACCTCGACTTCGAGGAGCTGCGCATCCTGCCGGACTTCGGCTCTGCCGAGCCGACGGTGGCCGACCGCGTCTCGTTCCGCCTCAGCGCCCGGCTGCTGTTCATCGTCGCAGCGGCGGTGCGGGTCCTGTACGAGTTCTGGCGCGAAAAAGTGCTGGACGTCTTCCTATAA
- a CDS encoding carboxyl transferase domain-containing protein — MASKSTKGEILAKFFDDGEYTALFADGAVSAASGYAAGQQAYAVFQNGEAVSVKDVEKNIKVLELAAQTGCPVVTFYDSVGAKLAEGLDVLNASAKLNATIAKVSGVVPQVAVVLGVCGGTSALSAANADVCIMAEGAELFFTAPFTAAAKGDKVADAGSAAAAAKAGVAAIVAADAAEAAEKAAHIVGLLPANNLTGPAIFEFEQPTAVLAANAEPAKAAAALIDKDSAVEMYAGFGKSVYTAFATIGGNAVGVVSTGKQLCHNCVAKASRFVRLCDAFSVPVLTIVNTEGFVPSTTDDIAGGIREAARLAATYADATTAKVALIAGKAVGPVYTALAAADLKIAVKGCTVSALEPSAAVSVLYKDEIDASDNIVAATKAKAAAYVAEVCSADAAVAAGAADMTCEAANARASVVAAFELLSTKRAARLPKKHGNMAL; from the coding sequence ATGGCTTCAAAGAGTACCAAAGGAGAAATCCTCGCCAAGTTTTTTGATGACGGGGAATACACCGCTCTGTTTGCGGACGGCGCGGTGAGCGCTGCCAGCGGCTATGCTGCAGGTCAGCAGGCTTACGCCGTCTTCCAGAACGGCGAGGCTGTTTCGGTCAAGGACGTTGAAAAGAACATCAAGGTCCTTGAGCTGGCTGCCCAGACGGGCTGCCCGGTCGTCACCTTCTACGACTCCGTCGGCGCAAAGCTGGCTGAGGGTCTGGACGTTCTGAACGCTTCCGCCAAGCTCAACGCCACCATCGCCAAGGTGTCCGGCGTCGTGCCTCAGGTGGCCGTCGTTCTGGGCGTTTGCGGCGGCACCAGCGCCCTGAGCGCTGCCAACGCAGACGTCTGCATCATGGCAGAGGGCGCAGAGCTGTTCTTCACCGCTCCCTTCACCGCCGCTGCCAAGGGTGACAAGGTGGCTGATGCCGGCTCTGCTGCTGCTGCCGCAAAGGCAGGCGTGGCCGCCATCGTGGCCGCTGACGCTGCTGAGGCTGCGGAGAAGGCCGCCCACATCGTGGGTCTGCTGCCTGCCAACAACCTGACCGGCCCCGCCATCTTCGAGTTCGAGCAGCCTACCGCTGTTCTGGCTGCAAATGCCGAGCCTGCAAAGGCCGCTGCTGCCCTCATCGATAAGGACAGCGCTGTGGAGATGTACGCCGGCTTCGGCAAGAGCGTCTACACCGCCTTTGCCACCATCGGCGGCAACGCTGTGGGCGTCGTGTCCACCGGCAAGCAGCTGTGCCACAACTGCGTGGCCAAGGCTTCCCGTTTTGTCCGCCTGTGCGACGCATTCAGCGTCCCGGTGCTGACCATCGTGAACACGGAGGGCTTCGTGCCCAGCACCACCGATGACATCGCCGGCGGCATCCGTGAGGCTGCCCGTCTGGCTGCGACCTATGCCGATGCTACCACCGCCAAGGTCGCGCTGATCGCCGGTAAGGCCGTCGGCCCTGTGTACACCGCACTGGCCGCAGCCGACCTGAAGATCGCCGTCAAGGGCTGCACCGTCAGCGCCCTCGAGCCTTCCGCAGCCGTCTCCGTGCTGTACAAGGACGAGATCGACGCCTCCGACAACATCGTCGCCGCCACCAAGGCCAAGGCTGCTGCCTATGTGGCTGAGGTCTGCAGCGCAGACGCTGCTGTGGCCGCAGGCGCTGCTGACATGACCTGCGAGGCCGCCAACGCCCGCGCAAGCGTCGTGGCTGCTTTCGAGCTGCTGAGCACCAAGCGTGCTGCCCGTCTGCCCAAGAAGCACGGCAACATGGCTCTGTAA
- a CDS encoding sugar phosphate isomerase/epimerase family protein — MSEFIVGARGHDFGRHGVEELLCSIGDAGFRCTQLAYTKAVEGVKSYADVTPALVDATNAAVQKSGVSIAVDGTYVELGYADEDKRRAEVAKALSQVPVAKALRAGCMGSETTNMAKQPTVSRKEAQEALLRSLGEIIPICEEQGVLFAVECVYYHSMNTPEAVRMVLDTIASPNLRVICDLANYVGPENASVDAQRRIWDKVGSWYGDKIVAVHFKGQNFQPDGTLYSTSLEDSCVDYKGGFEMLRALPQPVLPVLREEAVPARAASDIAFMKSFF; from the coding sequence ATGTCTGAATTTATCGTCGGCGCACGAGGCCATGATTTTGGCCGTCACGGCGTGGAAGAGCTGCTCTGCTCCATCGGAGACGCAGGCTTTCGCTGCACCCAGCTGGCCTACACCAAGGCCGTGGAGGGGGTCAAGAGCTATGCAGACGTGACCCCTGCGCTGGTGGACGCCACCAACGCCGCCGTCCAGAAGAGCGGCGTGTCCATCGCCGTAGACGGCACCTACGTCGAGCTGGGCTATGCAGACGAGGACAAGCGCCGCGCCGAGGTGGCGAAGGCCCTGAGTCAGGTGCCGGTGGCAAAGGCTCTCCGGGCCGGCTGCATGGGCAGCGAGACCACCAACATGGCAAAGCAGCCCACCGTGAGCCGCAAAGAGGCGCAGGAGGCCCTGCTTCGCAGCCTCGGCGAGATCATCCCCATCTGCGAAGAGCAGGGCGTGCTCTTCGCGGTGGAGTGCGTCTATTACCATTCCATGAACACCCCCGAGGCCGTCCGGATGGTGCTGGACACCATCGCCAGCCCCAACCTCCGGGTCATCTGCGACCTTGCGAATTACGTCGGCCCCGAGAACGCCTCGGTGGACGCCCAGCGCCGCATCTGGGACAAGGTCGGCAGCTGGTACGGCGATAAGATCGTGGCCGTCCACTTCAAGGGCCAGAACTTCCAGCCCGACGGCACCCTCTACTCCACCAGCCTCGAGGATTCCTGCGTGGACTACAAAGGCGGCTTCGAGATGCTGCGCGCCCTGCCCCAGCCCGTCCTCCCCGTCCTGCGGGAGGAGGCTGTCCCGGCCCGCGCCGCCAGCGATATTGCGTTCATGAAGAGCTTTTTCTGA
- a CDS encoding oxaloacetate decarboxylase subunit alpha, with product MAKKPIKITEVVLRDAHQSLLATRMTMDEMRPILPEMDKIPYFSVECWGGATFDSCIRFLDEDPWERLRILRKELPHQKLQMLFRGQNMLGYRPYADDAVEYFVKKSVANGIDVIRIFDALNDARNLQTAIKAANNEGAHVQGCISYTLSPVHNNEYYVKYAKTLEEMGANSICIKDMAGLLTPYTSYELVKELKNTLSIPVDIHSHYTAGLASMSLLKGIEAGADIVDTAMSPLSGGTSHMATESLVAALQGTDYDTGLDLKQLNVVRAYFAKLREKYIANGQISPKSLGVDANTLLYQVPGGMFSNMLKQLKDAGKEDKLDEVLAEIPRVREDAGYPPLVTPTSQIVGTQAVFNVILGERYKMVTKEFKGLVHGDYGKTPAPISPEFTKKILGDEKPITCRFADTLAPEMDKLKAEAAKWATQEEDVLTYAMFPQVAPKFFEKRNAKAQGVDADHADFANKSHPV from the coding sequence ATGGCTAAAAAGCCCATCAAGATCACGGAAGTCGTCCTGCGCGATGCCCACCAGTCTCTGCTGGCCACCCGTATGACGATGGACGAGATGCGTCCCATCCTGCCCGAAATGGACAAGATCCCTTACTTCTCCGTCGAGTGCTGGGGCGGTGCGACCTTCGACAGCTGCATCCGCTTCCTCGATGAGGATCCGTGGGAGCGTCTGCGCATCCTGCGCAAGGAGCTGCCCCACCAGAAGCTGCAGATGCTGTTCCGCGGCCAGAATATGCTGGGCTACCGCCCCTACGCGGACGACGCCGTCGAGTACTTCGTCAAGAAGTCCGTCGCAAACGGCATCGACGTCATCCGCATCTTCGATGCACTGAACGATGCCCGCAACCTGCAGACTGCCATCAAGGCCGCCAACAACGAGGGCGCACACGTTCAGGGCTGCATCAGCTACACCCTCAGCCCCGTCCACAACAACGAGTACTACGTCAAGTACGCCAAGACCCTCGAGGAGATGGGCGCAAACTCCATCTGCATCAAGGATATGGCCGGTCTGCTGACCCCCTACACCAGCTATGAGCTGGTCAAGGAGCTGAAAAACACCCTGTCCATCCCTGTGGACATCCACAGCCACTACACCGCCGGTCTGGCTTCCATGTCCCTGCTGAAGGGCATCGAGGCAGGCGCGGACATCGTGGATACCGCCATGAGCCCCCTGAGCGGCGGCACCAGCCACATGGCCACCGAGAGCCTCGTCGCCGCCCTGCAGGGCACCGATTATGACACCGGCCTCGACCTCAAGCAGCTGAATGTCGTCCGTGCATATTTCGCAAAGCTGCGCGAGAAGTACATCGCCAACGGCCAGATCAGCCCCAAGTCTCTGGGCGTGGACGCAAACACCCTGCTGTATCAGGTGCCGGGCGGTATGTTCTCCAACATGCTCAAGCAGCTGAAGGATGCCGGCAAGGAAGACAAGCTGGACGAAGTGCTGGCTGAGATCCCCCGCGTCCGCGAGGATGCAGGCTATCCTCCGCTGGTCACTCCCACCAGCCAGATCGTCGGCACGCAGGCTGTCTTCAACGTCATCCTCGGCGAGCGCTACAAGATGGTCACCAAGGAGTTCAAGGGCCTCGTCCACGGCGACTACGGCAAGACTCCGGCTCCCATCAGCCCCGAGTTCACCAAGAAGATCCTCGGCGACGAGAAGCCCATCACCTGCCGCTTTGCTGACACCCTCGCACCTGAGATGGACAAGCTGAAGGCTGAGGCTGCAAAGTGGGCTACGCAGGAAGAGGACGTACTGACCTACGCCATGTTCCCGCAGGTCGCTCCCAAGTTCTTTGAGAAGCGCAATGCCAAGGCACAGGGCGTGGATGCAGACCATGCAGATTTTGCAAATAAGTCTCATCCCGTCTGA
- a CDS encoding site-2 protease family protein, which translates to MTPRMFYTLARVLAALTVIPFHEAGHALAAWLLGDPTAKQQGRLSLNPFRHFDLLGTLCMVFAGVGWAKPVSTDPRNFKNPKQGMALTALAGPVANLILAYLSMVVWKLLYYWAPVNEATIFLALFLQYLVYMDVSLAVFNLIPVPPLDGSRVLLAVLPERIYFGMMKYEKVILVVMLAAVWSGVLDGPLSVMNSVVWDLLDAGTQYIDSIAYSAYYASLGAVI; encoded by the coding sequence ATGACCCCAAGAATGTTTTATACCCTCGCACGGGTGCTGGCCGCTCTGACCGTCATCCCCTTCCACGAGGCAGGCCACGCGCTGGCTGCATGGCTGCTGGGCGACCCCACGGCCAAGCAGCAGGGGCGGCTGTCGCTGAACCCTTTCCGCCATTTCGACCTGCTGGGCACGCTGTGCATGGTGTTTGCGGGCGTGGGCTGGGCAAAGCCTGTCTCCACCGACCCCCGCAACTTTAAAAACCCCAAGCAGGGCATGGCCCTCACCGCGCTGGCCGGCCCGGTGGCGAACCTGATTTTGGCCTACCTGTCGATGGTGGTCTGGAAGCTGCTCTATTATTGGGCACCCGTCAACGAAGCGACGATTTTTTTGGCGCTCTTCCTGCAATACTTAGTGTACATGGACGTGAGCCTCGCGGTGTTCAACCTCATCCCCGTGCCCCCGCTGGACGGCAGCCGGGTGCTGCTGGCGGTGCTGCCCGAGCGCATCTACTTCGGGATGATGAAGTATGAAAAGGTCATCCTTGTGGTGATGCTCGCGGCGGTCTGGAGCGGCGTTCTGGACGGCCCGTTGAGCGTGATGAACAGCGTGGTGTGGGACCTGCTGGACGCAGGCACCCAGTACATCGACAGCATCGCCTATTCGGCCTACTACGCATCTCTGGGGGCGGTGATCTGA
- a CDS encoding DUF4250 domain-containing protein: MALPSDPIMLLSVVNLKLRDFYPSLDALCDDMDADRDALCKTLSAVGYAYDAARNQFI, translated from the coding sequence ATGGCACTGCCGAGCGACCCGATCATGCTGCTGAGCGTGGTCAACCTCAAGCTGCGCGACTTCTACCCCAGCCTCGACGCCCTCTGCGACGACATGGACGCAGACAGGGACGCCCTGTGCAAGACGCTTTCCGCCGTGGGCTACGCCTACGACGCAGCACGCAATCAATTCATCTGA
- the scpB gene encoding SMC-Scp complex subunit ScpB: MNQKQTKAAVEAMLFAAGDPVSADKLAAAVQLPQTAVETALEDLRARYAREDSGLCLLHLDTRWQLATKTEWADCVRRLLDARRSVPLGPAAMETLTVIAYNQPVSRAFIEQVRGVDSSSSVSSLLQKGLIEEAGRLDLPGHPVSFRTTDVFLRCFGLSSLADLPPVRGQNEGAEGEAVR; this comes from the coding sequence ATGAACCAGAAACAGACCAAAGCCGCCGTCGAGGCGATGCTTTTTGCGGCGGGCGACCCGGTAAGCGCCGATAAGCTCGCCGCCGCCGTCCAGCTGCCCCAGACCGCAGTGGAGACTGCGCTGGAGGACCTGCGCGCCCGCTATGCCCGGGAGGATTCGGGCCTCTGCCTGCTCCATCTGGACACCCGCTGGCAGCTGGCGACCAAGACCGAGTGGGCCGACTGCGTCCGCCGCCTGCTGGACGCGAGGCGCTCGGTGCCCCTCGGCCCGGCGGCGATGGAGACGCTGACGGTCATCGCCTACAATCAGCCCGTCTCCCGCGCCTTCATCGAGCAGGTGCGCGGCGTGGATTCCTCGTCCAGCGTCAGCAGCCTTTTGCAGAAGGGGCTCATTGAGGAGGCGGGCCGCCTCGATCTGCCCGGCCACCCGGTGAGCTTCCGGACAACGGACGTTTTCCTGCGGTGCTTCGGCCTTTCCTCGCTGGCGGACCTGCCGCCCGTGCGGGGCCAGAACGAGGGAGCGGAAGGGGAGGCGGTCCGATGA
- a CDS encoding esterase family protein, with protein sequence MEGTYYKEWSAVLDRAMEFKVYGHGGVPVLALPARGGRFYDWENNGMPEAAARLLHEGKMQLFCADSIDAESLLAGHETPRRRAEMQEKYFVYLTAELAPRIAALNAPEAKKPPLIWCAGVDTGAYQAVQCRLRRPGVFAGAVGLSGLYDMSRFLGGCEDDLVLRSSPLAALRKNGICNKNLLAKAEENTLLLCVGQGGYEGDALADTQALADTLKETGLPCHLEVWGGDVSHDWYWWGKEFGMFAERLFG encoded by the coding sequence ATGGAAGGCACTTATTACAAAGAGTGGAGCGCGGTGCTCGACCGCGCGATGGAGTTCAAGGTCTACGGCCACGGCGGCGTGCCGGTGCTGGCACTGCCCGCCCGGGGCGGCCGTTTCTACGACTGGGAGAACAACGGGATGCCCGAGGCCGCAGCACGGCTGCTGCACGAGGGAAAGATGCAGCTCTTCTGCGCCGACAGCATCGACGCCGAGAGCCTGCTGGCGGGCCACGAGACGCCCCGCCGCCGGGCCGAGATGCAGGAAAAGTATTTCGTCTACCTGACTGCCGAGCTTGCCCCCCGCATCGCCGCGCTGAACGCCCCGGAGGCCAAAAAGCCTCCCCTCATCTGGTGCGCTGGCGTGGACACCGGCGCCTATCAGGCCGTCCAGTGCCGCCTGCGCCGCCCCGGGGTCTTTGCGGGCGCGGTGGGTCTGTCGGGCCTGTACGACATGAGCCGCTTCCTCGGCGGCTGTGAGGACGACCTTGTCCTCCGCAGCAGCCCCCTCGCCGCCCTGCGGAAGAACGGCATCTGCAACAAAAACCTGCTGGCCAAGGCCGAGGAGAACACCCTCCTGCTCTGCGTGGGTCAGGGCGGCTACGAGGGCGACGCCCTCGCCGACACGCAGGCGCTGGCCGACACCCTGAAGGAGACCGGCCTGCCCTGCCACCTCGAAGTCTGGGGCGGCGACGTCTCCCACGACTGGTACTGGTGGGGCAAGGAGTTCGGGATGTTTGCCGAGCGTCTGTTCGGCTGA
- a CDS encoding biotin/lipoyl-containing protein, whose amino-acid sequence MKYYNISVNGVAYSVSVEETAAGAAPVAPAAAPAPKAAPAPAAAAAPAAPAAPAAAGAVEVKAPMPGNILDVKVAAGASVKAGDVLVILEAMKMENEIVAPQDGTVASINVHKGDTVNSGDTLVSMN is encoded by the coding sequence ATGAAGTACTACAACATTTCCGTCAATGGCGTTGCTTACAGCGTCTCTGTCGAGGAGACCGCTGCCGGCGCTGCTCCCGTGGCTCCTGCTGCTGCACCCGCACCCAAGGCCGCTCCGGCTCCTGCCGCCGCTGCTGCTCCCGCCGCACCCGCTGCTCCTGCTGCCGCAGGCGCTGTTGAGGTCAAGGCTCCGATGCCCGGCAACATTCTGGACGTCAAGGTCGCTGCCGGCGCTTCCGTCAAGGCTGGCGATGTGCTGGTCATCCTCGAGGCCATGAAGATGGAGAACGAGATCGTTGCTCCTCAGGATGGCACCGTTGCTTCCATCAACGTGCATAAGGGCGACACCGTCAACTCCGGTGACACTCTGGTTTCCATGAACTAA